One genomic window of Fusarium fujikuroi IMI 58289 draft genome, chromosome FFUJ_chr01 includes the following:
- a CDS encoding probable PEP8-vacuolar protein sorting/targeting protein, whose product MSYFFATPVDIDVVLDDTDERSMVDVKLDKNRREKAPLFMDGESVKGAVTVRPKDGKRLEHTGIKVQFIGTIEMFFDRGNHYEFLSLNQELAAPGELQHPQTFDFNFKNVEKQYESYNGINVKLRYFVRVTVSRRMADVIREKDIWVYSYRIPPEMNSSIKMDVGIEDCLHIEFEYSKSKYHLKDVIVGRIYFLLVRLKIKHMELSIIRRETTGAAPNQYNESETLVRFEIMDGSPSRGETIPIRLFLGGFDLTPTFRDVNKKFSTRYYLSLVLIDEDARRYFKQSEIILYRQAPDAAPVLNAGTSSLPAPPENKLAAAQA is encoded by the exons ATGTCGTACTTTTTTGCGACTCCCGTCGATATCGACGTCGTCCTCGATGATACAGATGAGCGTTCTATGGTCGAtgtcaagctcgacaagaaCCGTCGCGAGAAGGCGCCTCTCTTTATGGATGGCGAGTCTGTCAAGGGCGCTGTCACTGTTCGTCCAAAGGATGGCAAGAGACTCGAGCATACTGGCATCAAGGTCCAATTCATCGGCACGATAG AAATGTTCTTCGATCGCGGCAACCACTATGAATTTCTGTCCCTCAACCAGGAACTCGCTGCGCCTGGCGAGCTTCAGCACCCACAAACATtcgacttcaacttcaaaaaCGTCGAGAAGCAGTACGAATCATACAATGGCATCAACGTTAAGCTGCGCTACTTCGTCCGCGTCACCGTTTCACGCCGCATGGCCGATGTCATCCGGGAAAAGGATATCTGGGTCTACAGCTATCGCATCCCCCCTGAGATGAACAGCAGCATTAAGATGGATGTTGGTATCGAGGACTGTCTACACATTGAGTTCGAGTACAGCAAGAGCAAATACCATCTCAAGGATGTCATTGTTGGGCGCATCTACTTCTTGCTTGTGCGCCTGAAGATCAAGCACATGGAGCTGTCCATCATCAGAAGAGAGACCACGGGCGCTGCTCCCAACCAGTATAATGAAAGTGAAACCTTGGTGCGCTTCGAGATCATGGATGGTTCCCCGTCGCGAGGAGAGACAATTCCCATTCGACTATTCCTCGGCGGCTTTGATCTAACACCTACATTCCGCGACGTTAACAAGAAGTTCTCCACGCGTTACTACCTCAGCTTAGTTCTCATCGACGAAG ATGCTCGACGATACTTCAAGCAATCTGAGATTATCCTTTACCGCCAAGCTCCTGACGCCGCACCTGTTCTAAATGCCGGTACCTCATCACTACCTGCGCCCCCAGAGAACAAGTTGGCTGCTGCACAGGCATAA
- a CDS encoding probable ribosomal protein L9.e.c14: MKYIHSQELLEIPEGVKVSIKSRIVTVEGPRGKLVKDLSHLAVNFTVPKKNQISIEIHHGVRKNVATLRTVRTLINNLIIGVTKGFKYKMRYVYAHFPINVNVSKNAETDLYEVEIRNFIGEKLVRRIVMQPGVDVEASTTQKDELVLSGNSLENVSQSAADIQQICRVRNKDIRKFLDGLYVSEKGNIVQDE; encoded by the exons ATGAAGTACATTCATTCCCAGGAGCTCCTTGAGATCCCCGAGGGGG TCAAGGTCAGCATTAAGTCGCGAATTGTCACCGTTGAGGGCCCCCGCGGCAAGCTGGTCAAGGATCTCAGCCACCTGGCTGTCAACTTCACCGTccccaagaagaaccagatcTCCATCGAGATTCACCACGGTGTCCGCAAGAATGTCGCTACCCTCCGAACTGTACGaaccctcatcaacaacctgaTCATTGGTGTCACCAAGGGCTTCAAGTACAAGATGCGATACGTCTATGCCCATTTCcccatcaacgtcaacgtcTCCAAGAACGCCGAGACCGACCTGTACGAGGTTGAGATCCGAAACTTCATCGGCGAGAAGCTCGTCCGCCGAATTGTCATGCAGCCTGGTGTCGATGTTGAGGCTTCCACCACCCAGAAGGATGAGCTCGTCCTCTCTGGTAACTCTCTGGAGAACGTGTCGCAAAGTGCCGCCGATATCCAGCAGATCTGCCGGGTGCGAAACAAGGATATCCGAAAG TTCCTTGACGGTCTGTACGTCTCCGAGAAGGGCAACATTGTCCAGGACGAATAA